One stretch of Streptococcus australis DNA includes these proteins:
- a CDS encoding Y-family DNA polymerase, whose amino-acid sequence MGYFDYSREPESDIAFVDMKSFYASVECVKRGLHPLKTSLCVMSRADNSTGLILASSPMFKKIFGKSNVGRAYDLPFDIKTRKFSYYNARKQGLPTDSDYVRCIEDWAQVTLIVPPRMDEYIAVNMEIQRIFQNYGSPDDIYPYSIDEGFIDLTSSLNYFIPDRQISRKDKLDMLSARIQRDIWRQTGIYSTVGMSNANPLLAKLALDNEAKHTPTMRANWSYQDVEEKVWAIPKMTDFWGIGRRMEKRLHALGIFSIKELATSNPDQLKKALGQAGLRLWFHANGIDESNVHKPYKAKSQGLGNSQILPRDYVKLRDIEIILREMAEQVAIRLRRAGKKTTLVSIYLGFSKQEVRPSIHTQMKIEPTNNTAILTDYVLKLFHNKYTSGAVRSVGVNYSGFVDESFGLISLFDDVDKLEKEERLQTAIDSIRKQFGFTSLLKANALEEASRSFARSKLIGGHSAGGLDGLQ is encoded by the coding sequence ATGGGCTACTTTGATTATTCCAGAGAGCCCGAAAGTGATATTGCCTTTGTCGATATGAAATCCTTTTATGCTAGTGTTGAGTGTGTGAAAAGGGGCTTGCATCCGCTGAAGACCTCGCTTTGTGTCATGAGTCGCGCGGATAATTCAACAGGTCTTATCCTAGCCTCCTCTCCCATGTTTAAGAAGATTTTTGGCAAGTCAAATGTTGGGCGTGCCTATGATCTGCCCTTTGATATCAAGACCCGCAAATTTTCCTACTATAATGCCAGAAAGCAAGGGTTGCCTACAGATTCAGACTATGTGCGTTGTATCGAAGATTGGGCACAAGTCACCTTGATTGTCCCTCCTCGGATGGACGAGTACATAGCGGTCAATATGGAAATCCAGCGAATCTTTCAAAACTATGGCAGTCCAGATGATATTTATCCCTACTCTATCGATGAGGGCTTTATCGATCTAACCAGTTCGCTTAACTATTTCATCCCAGACAGGCAGATTTCTCGCAAAGACAAGCTGGATATGCTTTCTGCTCGTATCCAGAGAGATATTTGGAGGCAGACAGGGATCTACTCTACGGTGGGTATGTCCAATGCCAATCCCTTACTAGCCAAGTTGGCTCTGGATAATGAGGCCAAGCACACCCCGACCATGAGGGCTAACTGGTCTTACCAGGATGTGGAAGAGAAGGTCTGGGCCATTCCCAAGATGACGGATTTTTGGGGAATTGGCAGGCGGATGGAGAAACGCTTGCATGCTCTGGGGATTTTTTCCATCAAGGAATTAGCAACCAGCAATCCAGACCAGCTAAAGAAAGCTCTGGGTCAGGCTGGCCTGCGTTTGTGGTTTCATGCTAACGGGATTGACGAGAGCAATGTTCATAAGCCCTATAAAGCTAAGTCCCAAGGTTTGGGAAATTCTCAAATCTTGCCGAGAGACTACGTGAAGTTACGGGATATCGAAATTATTCTCCGAGAAATGGCAGAGCAGGTGGCTATTAGACTGAGAAGGGCGGGCAAGAAAACGACCCTTGTCTCTATCTATCTTGGTTTCTCTAAACAGGAGGTTAGGCCGTCTATTCACACACAAATGAAGATCGAACCTACCAATAATACGGCTATCTTAACGGATTATGTTTTGAAGCTATTTCATAACAAATACACTTCTGGGGCGGTCAGAAGTGTCGGAGTCAACTATTCAGGATTTGTGGATGAGTCCTTTGGTTTGATTTCCCTCTTTGATGATGTTGACAAGTTAGAAAAAGAAGAAAGGCTCCAGACGGCCATTGACTCCATTCGGAAACAATTTGGCTTCACTTCTCTCTTAAAGGCCAATGCACTGGAAGAAGCCTCTAGGAGTTTTGCCAGAAGCAAGCTGATTGGTGGGCATTCTGCTGGAGGATTAGATGGATTACAATGA
- a CDS encoding LexA family transcriptional regulator, producing MYQPEKLKARRKELKLTQKEIAEELGISFQAYSAWERGVKEPSKEKVAQLEKILKVAKGYFTQIEIVRLYNSLSKQGKEKVVLYARNLAQEEQAQKVTTMPERLYEYRVYERMSAGIGASVYDDRNFDTVYFNEELAHDFASWVSGDSMEPKYQNGSVALIRETGFDYDGAVYAVVCNNQTYIKRVYREEDGLRLVSINPKYKDIFISYEEDPRIVGIIVGNFVPMEG from the coding sequence ATGTACCAACCAGAAAAACTCAAGGCTCGGAGAAAAGAGTTAAAATTGACACAGAAGGAAATTGCAGAGGAGTTGGGGATTAGTTTTCAGGCTTATTCGGCTTGGGAGCGTGGGGTCAAGGAACCGTCCAAGGAGAAGGTTGCTCAGCTAGAGAAGATTTTAAAAGTAGCAAAAGGTTATTTCACCCAGATAGAGATTGTCCGTCTCTACAATAGTCTCTCCAAGCAAGGGAAGGAAAAGGTTGTTCTCTATGCTCGTAACCTGGCTCAAGAGGAACAGGCTCAGAAAGTGACGACCATGCCAGAGCGTCTCTACGAGTACCGTGTCTATGAACGCATGTCAGCAGGGATTGGGGCTTCGGTCTACGATGACCGAAATTTTGATACGGTCTACTTTAATGAAGAACTAGCCCATGATTTTGCGTCATGGGTATCTGGGGATTCCATGGAACCTAAATATCAAAATGGTTCTGTGGCTCTGATTCGGGAGACAGGATTTGATTATGATGGGGCGGTTTATGCAGTGGTTTGTAACAACCAAACCTATATCAAACGGGTTTATCGAGAGGAAGATGGCTTGCGTCTGGTCTCTATCAATCCCAAATACAAGGATATTTTCATCTCCTATGAGGAAGATCCTCGGATTGTAGGGATTATCGTTGGGAATTTTGTGCCAATGGAGGGCTAG
- a CDS encoding DUF5960 family protein, with product MTRKELYENKLQMDYFSDNYIRFEEDFQKYSAMNVPLTFLIDDILRTMAINQKNYFVLNKENAKDGREHRFYFRVEMEKDCSRTRIYAYAGLKNSSQ from the coding sequence ATGACTAGAAAAGAGTTGTATGAAAACAAACTGCAGATGGATTATTTTTCAGATAATTATATCCGTTTTGAAGAGGATTTCCAAAAATACTCTGCCATGAATGTTCCCTTGACTTTTTTGATCGATGATATCCTACGAACCATGGCCATCAATCAGAAGAACTACTTCGTCTTAAACAAGGAAAATGCCAAGGATGGGCGGGAGCATCGCTTTTATTTTAGGGTGGAGATGGAAAAAGATTGTTCACGGACGAGAATCTATGCCTACGCTGGACTCAAAAATAGTAGTCAGTAG
- a CDS encoding helix-turn-helix transcriptional regulator: MNRVKEFRKELGISQLELAKDIGVSRQTINMIENDKYNPTLELCLNLARSLQTDLNSLFWEDDF, encoded by the coding sequence ATGAATCGTGTCAAAGAATTCCGTAAGGAACTGGGCATTTCCCAGCTCGAGCTCGCCAAAGATATCGGTGTCTCGAGACAGACCATCAACATGATTGAAAATGACAAGTACAATCCAACTCTGGAACTCTGCCTCAATCTCGCCCGCAGCCTCCAAACTGACCTCAACAGTCTCTTTTGGGAAGACGATTTTTAA
- a CDS encoding alpha-L-fucosidase yields MNRYLFEKGQTFSIRKLTVGVASVMVGLAFFASGTALADENLPDGKSNLESKIEQVSNLEENKVEPEKKENLNQPAAQQLEKEEAPADTSKADLLPEEIHDQAYPDTDVKPLKTSATVEKAESPQVESKSILKSKEEENAQKENRAIINGGLDLKHIQYEGQPATAATMVYSIYNGGSQRYIVSGSGIFVAPNVFLTVAHNFLDKEGHVRGGDSARFYYNLGSNAPVKNSQPNSGNTTLFQEKDIHFWNKEEFSKGYQNDLAAVVAPVPVQIASPNKAATFVPLAEHQTYKSGDPVSTIGYPTDSSSKELKQPIIAGQLYKADGTVKSVESYDDKGATSITYQTTSVSGLSGGGIINGDGKVIGVHQRGTVDNASIPEKDRFGGGLVLSPEQLKWVKDIIAKHGVKGWYQGDNGKRYYFTPEGEMLRNKTAVIGENQYSFDESGVATLVKGIDYGRVVIQHVDEAGNTVKENDTFLDKTEVGTGFDYDFKKAITPTEFYKQNLEKYQIVSIDGVEIQKQLKDEWNHNVVSKTAPGTRVIKIVYKVNKGSFKVYYRQKGTATELAEATVDNNEGQEYEVSFVNTFHAKDIAGYRPVKASLEARIQQKGVNEVVFEYEPIADTSNPTTPTPPVAHPEDKETEIGNHGPLPSKAQLDYHKEELAAFIHYGMNTYTNSEWGNGKEDPRYFNPTNLDTDQWIRTLKETGFKRTIMVVKHHDGFVAYPSKYTNHTVAASPWKDGKGDLLEEVSKSASKYDMNMGVYLSPWDANHPKYHVATEKEYNEYYLNQLKEILGNPKYGNKGKFIEVWMDGARGSGAQKVTYTFDEWFKYIKKAEGDIAIFSAQPTSVRWIGNERGIAGDPVWHKVKRANITDDVKNDYLNHGDPDGDMYSVGEADVSIRSGWFYHDNQQPKSLKELMDIYFKSVGRGTPLLLNIPPNKEGKFADADVARLKEFKATLDQMYATDFAKGATVTASSTRQNHLYKESHLTDGKDDTSWALSNDATTGSFTVDLGQKRRFDVVELKEDIAKGQRISGFKIEVEINGRWVTYGEGSTVGYRRLIQGQPVEAQKIRVTITGAQATPILTNFSVYKTPTSIEKTDGYPLGLEYHSNTTADKAGTTWYNEAEGVRGTSMWTNQKDAKVSYTFTGTKAYVVSTVDPGHGEMSVYVDGQKVADVQTKNASRKRSQKVFETDDLAPGQHTITLVNKTGEPIATEGIYTLNNDSKGMFELESTNYEVEKGKPVTVKIKRVGGSKGTATVRFITEPGTGVHGKVYQDTTQDVTFEDGETEKTVTIPTIDFTEQADSIFDFKAKLTSVSDGALLGFATDATIQVMKAELLIKDQKSYDDQASQLDYSTGWNHETNSADKYQKTESWASFGRLTDVQKKKTTVTAYFYGTGLDIKGFVDPGHGIYKVFLDGKEVPYQDGMGNASTIDGKKYFSGHAAQRQGNQTLVSLKGLDENLHAVTLQLDPDRNDLSRNIGIQVDQFITRGEGSELYSKADIIQSISKWKDDLSNFNPAGLKNTATARQAFQANLEKLRNQLSAEAVDVQEVMLTVSALQDILSKDENYQRGQEEPSPEQPAEPKQPEIEYNKAMASLTEAIEKKVAQLGADNDAKKKLVEIANQAIAAIQEAKTQEAVNKALETALEQINKLQPAQPEKPITSSSPEEGVKNLVFTLPSLEIVNKVVPFKTIRRENALLDKGKEQVLSEGKDGLLVEYVEVDGDNRKVVKTETTPAQERVIEVGTKQSSVGTEAPPVVTLPEHPLPAQPEKPITSSSPEEGVKNLVFTLPSLEIVNKPVPFKTIRRENALLDKGKEQVLSEGKDGLLVEYVEVDGDNRKVVKTETTPAQDRVIEVGTKQSSVGTEAPPVVTLPEHPLPAQPEKPITSSSPEEGVKDLVFTLPSLEIVNKPVPFKTIRRENALLDKGKEQILSEGKDGLLVEYVEVDGSNRKVVKTETTPAQDRVIEVGIKQSSVGTEAPPVVTLPEYVVPRETEKPAPVVTDNSSAKDEKVPVATTVKQDKEKQLPATGEQEANAFLFLAAITSILSLLIFQKNFKD; encoded by the coding sequence ATGAATCGATACCTTTTTGAAAAAGGGCAAACGTTTAGCATTCGGAAGTTGACTGTAGGTGTGGCCTCTGTCATGGTCGGACTAGCATTTTTTGCTTCAGGAACTGCTCTAGCTGATGAAAATCTTCCCGATGGAAAATCAAACCTTGAGAGTAAAATTGAGCAGGTTTCCAATCTAGAAGAAAACAAAGTTGAACCCGAGAAGAAAGAAAACCTCAACCAGCCAGCAGCACAGCAATTAGAAAAAGAAGAAGCTCCTGCTGATACAAGTAAGGCTGATCTGCTCCCTGAAGAAATTCACGATCAAGCATACCCTGACACCGACGTCAAACCTCTCAAAACTTCAGCTACCGTAGAAAAGGCTGAAAGTCCTCAAGTTGAATCAAAAAGTATTTTGAAGTCAAAGGAAGAGGAGAACGCTCAAAAAGAGAATCGTGCTATTATTAACGGTGGTTTGGATCTCAAGCATATTCAATACGAGGGACAACCCGCAACTGCTGCCACTATGGTCTACAGCATTTATAATGGTGGTTCTCAACGATACATCGTTTCTGGCTCTGGTATTTTCGTAGCTCCTAACGTTTTCTTGACAGTTGCTCATAACTTTTTAGATAAAGAAGGCCATGTTCGCGGCGGAGATTCTGCGCGCTTCTATTACAATCTAGGATCCAACGCTCCCGTTAAGAATTCTCAGCCAAATTCAGGAAATACAACACTCTTCCAAGAGAAAGATATCCACTTCTGGAATAAAGAAGAGTTTAGCAAGGGATACCAAAATGATTTGGCAGCAGTTGTAGCACCTGTCCCTGTTCAAATCGCAAGTCCAAATAAAGCAGCAACTTTTGTACCACTCGCTGAGCATCAGACATACAAATCAGGTGATCCTGTCAGCACGATTGGTTATCCAACTGACTCTAGTTCAAAAGAACTCAAGCAACCTATCATAGCTGGTCAACTTTATAAAGCTGACGGTACAGTTAAATCCGTTGAGTCTTATGACGACAAGGGTGCTACTAGCATCACCTACCAAACAACCTCCGTATCTGGTTTATCTGGTGGTGGGATTATCAATGGCGATGGAAAAGTCATCGGTGTCCACCAGCGCGGAACAGTTGATAATGCGAGTATCCCTGAGAAGGATCGCTTTGGAGGTGGACTTGTCCTCTCTCCTGAACAACTCAAATGGGTTAAAGATATCATCGCAAAACATGGTGTCAAGGGCTGGTATCAAGGTGATAATGGCAAACGTTATTACTTTACACCCGAAGGTGAAATGCTTAGAAATAAGACAGCTGTCATCGGAGAAAATCAGTACTCCTTTGATGAGAGCGGTGTCGCTACTCTAGTCAAGGGAATTGATTACGGACGTGTCGTCATCCAGCACGTGGATGAAGCAGGCAATACAGTCAAAGAAAATGATACTTTCTTAGACAAAACAGAAGTGGGAACTGGCTTTGACTATGATTTCAAAAAAGCAATCACTCCAACCGAATTCTACAAGCAAAATCTAGAAAAATACCAGATTGTTTCCATCGATGGAGTTGAGATTCAGAAGCAACTAAAAGACGAGTGGAACCACAACGTCGTTAGCAAGACAGCTCCTGGAACCCGTGTCATCAAGATTGTCTATAAAGTCAACAAAGGCTCTTTCAAAGTTTACTACCGTCAAAAAGGAACAGCTACTGAACTAGCTGAGGCAACAGTTGATAACAATGAAGGCCAAGAGTATGAGGTTTCCTTTGTCAACACCTTCCATGCAAAAGACATTGCTGGCTACCGTCCAGTCAAGGCTAGCTTGGAAGCAAGGATTCAGCAAAAAGGTGTGAATGAAGTCGTCTTTGAATACGAGCCAATCGCTGATACATCCAATCCAACGACTCCGACTCCTCCAGTCGCTCATCCAGAAGATAAAGAAACTGAGATTGGCAACCATGGACCTCTTCCAAGCAAGGCCCAACTCGATTACCACAAGGAAGAATTAGCAGCCTTCATCCACTACGGAATGAACACTTATACCAATTCTGAATGGGGAAATGGGAAAGAAGACCCTCGATACTTCAATCCAACCAACTTGGATACAGATCAATGGATTCGCACGCTGAAGGAAACTGGCTTCAAACGGACCATTATGGTTGTTAAACACCACGACGGTTTCGTTGCTTACCCTTCTAAGTATACGAATCATACCGTAGCTGCTAGCCCATGGAAAGATGGAAAGGGTGACCTTCTCGAAGAAGTTTCCAAGTCTGCTAGCAAGTACGACATGAATATGGGGGTTTACCTATCACCATGGGATGCCAACCATCCAAAATACCATGTCGCAACTGAAAAAGAATACAACGAATACTATCTCAACCAACTGAAAGAAATCCTTGGCAATCCAAAATACGGAAATAAAGGCAAATTCATCGAAGTTTGGATGGACGGTGCGCGTGGTAGCGGTGCCCAAAAAGTAACCTACACCTTTGATGAATGGTTCAAATACATCAAAAAAGCTGAAGGGGATATCGCCATCTTCTCTGCTCAACCGACAAGCGTTCGCTGGATCGGAAATGAACGTGGTATCGCAGGTGACCCTGTCTGGCATAAAGTCAAACGTGCCAACATCACAGACGATGTGAAAAATGACTACCTCAACCACGGTGACCCAGATGGAGATATGTACTCTGTAGGGGAAGCTGACGTTTCGATCCGTTCCGGTTGGTTCTACCATGACAACCAACAGCCGAAATCACTCAAAGAGTTGATGGATATCTACTTCAAGTCTGTTGGTCGTGGAACCCCACTCCTTCTCAACATTCCACCAAATAAAGAAGGAAAATTTGCAGATGCGGATGTGGCTCGCTTGAAGGAGTTCAAGGCAACTCTAGACCAAATGTATGCGACTGACTTTGCCAAAGGTGCCACTGTAACAGCAAGTTCTACCCGTCAGAACCACCTCTATAAGGAAAGTCACCTGACAGACGGTAAAGATGATACTAGCTGGGCTCTCTCAAATGATGCTACAACTGGTAGCTTTACAGTCGATTTAGGGCAAAAGAGACGCTTTGATGTCGTTGAACTCAAGGAAGACATCGCCAAAGGTCAACGTATCTCTGGTTTCAAGATTGAAGTCGAAATCAACGGGCGCTGGGTGACTTACGGGGAAGGTTCAACTGTTGGCTACCGCCGTTTGATTCAAGGACAACCTGTAGAAGCGCAAAAAATCCGTGTAACTATCACTGGTGCTCAAGCAACTCCAATCTTGACCAACTTCTCAGTCTACAAGACACCTACTAGCATTGAGAAGACAGACGGTTACCCTCTTGGACTCGAGTACCATTCAAATACAACCGCTGACAAGGCTGGTACAACTTGGTACAATGAAGCTGAAGGTGTTCGTGGCACTTCTATGTGGACCAATCAAAAAGATGCCAAAGTAAGCTATACCTTCACAGGAACCAAGGCCTATGTCGTCTCTACAGTCGATCCAGGTCATGGAGAAATGTCCGTCTATGTTGATGGCCAAAAAGTTGCGGATGTGCAAACTAAGAATGCTAGCCGTAAACGAAGCCAAAAAGTCTTTGAAACAGATGATTTAGCACCTGGACAACACACCATTACTCTCGTTAATAAAACAGGTGAACCGATTGCTACAGAAGGAATCTACACCCTAAACAATGATAGCAAGGGAATGTTTGAACTCGAGTCTACTAACTACGAAGTCGAAAAAGGAAAACCAGTCACTGTTAAAATTAAACGTGTTGGTGGAAGCAAGGGAACTGCTACTGTTCGCTTTATCACAGAGCCTGGAACTGGGGTTCACGGTAAAGTTTACCAAGATACAACTCAAGATGTGACTTTTGAAGATGGAGAAACAGAAAAGACTGTTACCATCCCAACGATTGACTTTACAGAACAAGCCGACTCTATCTTTGACTTTAAAGCCAAGCTCACTTCTGTTTCTGATGGTGCCTTGCTCGGTTTTGCTACCGATGCAACAATCCAAGTGATGAAGGCTGAATTGCTGATCAAGGATCAAAAAAGCTATGATGACCAAGCTAGTCAGTTGGATTACAGTACTGGCTGGAACCATGAAACCAATTCAGCAGATAAGTACCAAAAGACGGAGTCTTGGGCTTCCTTTGGGCGCTTAACTGATGTGCAAAAGAAAAAGACAACCGTAACAGCTTACTTCTACGGTACTGGACTTGACATCAAGGGATTTGTAGACCCAGGTCACGGTATCTACAAGGTCTTCTTAGATGGTAAAGAAGTTCCTTACCAAGATGGCATGGGAAATGCTTCGACTATTGATGGCAAGAAATACTTTAGCGGTCACGCTGCCCAACGCCAAGGCAATCAAACTCTGGTTAGCCTAAAAGGTCTTGATGAAAACTTGCACGCAGTCACCCTTCAACTCGATCCTGATCGAAACGATTTGTCTCGAAATATCGGTATCCAAGTAGACCAATTCATCACTCGTGGCGAAGGTAGTGAACTATACAGCAAGGCAGATATCATCCAGTCTATCTCTAAATGGAAAGACGATCTGTCAAACTTTAATCCAGCAGGTTTGAAAAATACGGCTACTGCACGCCAAGCTTTCCAAGCAAATCTAGAAAAATTGAGAAACCAACTCAGTGCCGAAGCTGTGGATGTTCAAGAAGTCATGTTAACTGTCAGTGCCTTACAAGATATCCTTTCCAAGGACGAGAACTATCAAAGAGGCCAAGAGGAACCGAGTCCAGAACAGCCTGCTGAACCGAAACAGCCGGAAATTGAATACAATAAGGCCATGGCTAGCTTGACTGAAGCAATCGAAAAGAAAGTAGCTCAACTCGGAGCAGACAATGATGCTAAGAAGAAGTTAGTCGAAATTGCTAATCAAGCCATTGCTGCGATCCAAGAAGCTAAGACTCAGGAGGCAGTCAATAAAGCGCTAGAAACTGCTCTCGAGCAAATCAACAAGTTGCAACCAGCTCAACCAGAAAAACCAATTACTTCTTCATCTCCTGAAGAAGGAGTTAAGAACCTTGTATTTACACTTCCAAGTTTGGAAATTGTCAATAAGGTAGTGCCGTTCAAGACTATCCGTCGCGAAAATGCCCTACTAGACAAAGGAAAAGAGCAAGTTCTATCAGAAGGGAAGGACGGTCTCCTAGTCGAGTATGTTGAAGTAGACGGTGACAATCGCAAGGTTGTCAAAACGGAAACAACTCCAGCTCAAGAGCGAGTGATTGAGGTGGGCACTAAACAAAGTTCAGTAGGAACAGAGGCACCTCCTGTTGTGACCCTTCCTGAGCACCCTCTACCAGCTCAACCTGAAAAACCGATTACTTCTTCATCTCCTGAAGAAGGAGTTAAGAACCTTGTATTTACACTTCCAAGTTTGGAAATTGTCAATAAACCAGTGCCGTTCAAGACTATCCGTCGCGAAAATGCCCTACTAGACAAAGGAAAAGAGCAAGTTCTATCAGAAGGGAAGGACGGTCTCCTAGTCGAGTATGTTGAAGTAGACGGTGACAATCGTAAAGTTGTCAAAACGGAAACAACTCCAGCTCAAGATCGAGTGATTGAGGTGGGCACTAAACAAAGCTCAGTAGGAACAGAGGCACCACCTGTTGTGACCCTTCCTGAGCACCCTCTACCAGCTCAACCAGAAAAACCGATTACTTCTTCAAGTCCCGAAGAAGGAGTTAAGGATCTTGTCTTTACACTTCCAAGTTTGGAAATTGTCAATAAACCAGTGCCGTTCAAGACTATCCGTCGCGAAAATGCCCTACTAGACAAAGGAAAAGAGCAAATCCTATCAGAAGGTAAAGACGGTCTTCTTGTTGAGTATGTTGAAGTAGATGGCAGCAATCGCAAAGTTGTCAAAACGGAAACAACTCCAGCTCAAGATCGAGTGATTGAGGTGGGTATCAAGCAAAGCTCAGTAGGAACAGAGGCACCACCTGTTGTGACCCTTCCTGAGTATGTTGTCCCAAGAGAGACCGAAAAACCAGCTCCAGTCGTAACAGACAATTCATCAGCAAAAGATGAAAAAGTTCCTGTTGCAACTACAGTCAAACAAGACAAGGAAAAACAACTCCCAGCAACTGGGGAACAAGAAGCGAATGCCTTCCTATTCTTGGCAGCTATTACTTCTATCTTGTCTCTCCTTATCTTCCAAAAGAATTTCAAAGACTAA
- a CDS encoding DUF3278 domain-containing protein, with the protein MKKEDFTTRFLKLFFHIQGPFDECRQEMIYRACARALIQIVYSSLLLFLFYLLFGRFIELVRDAIPYLYFGLIFVLASRARLAVRDLHLDKDDQSEIHHKSHSKSQIKVRSWSVFISIPIGLFVLSAFHKLFVQHLPFDTFWDNLFQFDKMLPLLVLGLGIGAIFGTMTYAFLSEHEVKHSEPVTHKENIEK; encoded by the coding sequence ATGAAAAAAGAAGATTTCACCACTCGCTTTCTCAAACTATTCTTTCACATACAAGGGCCTTTTGATGAATGTCGTCAAGAGATGATTTACAGGGCTTGTGCCCGTGCCTTGATCCAAATCGTTTACTCCTCCCTCCTACTCTTCTTGTTCTATCTCCTATTTGGACGCTTCATAGAGTTGGTTCGAGATGCCATACCTTACCTCTATTTTGGACTTATCTTCGTCCTCGCATCTAGGGCGAGACTAGCAGTTCGCGACTTACATTTAGACAAGGATGACCAGTCCGAAATCCATCACAAAAGCCACAGCAAAAGCCAGATCAAAGTTCGTAGTTGGAGTGTATTCATCAGCATTCCAATTGGCTTGTTTGTCTTATCAGCCTTTCACAAACTCTTTGTTCAGCATCTTCCCTTCGATACCTTTTGGGACAACCTCTTCCAGTTCGATAAAATGCTCCCTTTACTAGTCTTGGGTTTGGGAATTGGAGCCATCTTTGGAACCATGACCTACGCCTTTTTATCAGAACACGAGGTAAAACACTCTGAACCAGTAACGCATAAGGAAAATATAGAAAAATGA
- a CDS encoding glutathione peroxidase yields MTSIYDFSVLNQSNQATSLESYRGNVLLIVNTATGCGLTPQYQGLQELYERYQDQGFEILDFPCNQFMGQAPGSAEEINSFCSLHYQTTFPRFAKVKVNGKEADPLYVWLKDQKAGPLGKRIEWNFAKFLIGRDGQVLERFSSKTDPKTIQEFLQKIL; encoded by the coding sequence ATGACCAGTATATATGATTTTTCCGTTTTAAACCAAAGCAACCAAGCAACTTCCCTAGAGAGTTATCGTGGTAACGTTCTCTTGATTGTCAACACTGCTACTGGATGTGGTTTAACGCCCCAGTACCAGGGACTTCAAGAACTCTATGAACGCTATCAAGATCAGGGTTTTGAAATCTTGGATTTCCCTTGCAATCAATTTATGGGACAAGCACCCGGCAGCGCAGAGGAAATCAATAGCTTCTGCAGCCTACACTATCAGACTACTTTCCCTCGATTTGCCAAGGTCAAGGTCAACGGCAAGGAAGCAGATCCTCTCTATGTTTGGTTGAAAGACCAAAAAGCTGGTCCGCTAGGAAAACGAATCGAATGGAATTTTGCTAAGTTTCTCATTGGCCGAGATGGGCAAGTCCTTGAGCGCTTCTCTTCCAAAACAGACCCCAAAACCATCCAAGAGTTTCTCCAAAAAATACTCTAA
- a CDS encoding DUF3278 domain-containing protein, whose protein sequence is MKKETLTEKLIKRTYGISGPLDEHKRREADRIGNQVFIVLFYLMIFGNLIPFVLAYKYPQIVAIGYPLVVFGISMIAALYVVSQTKKTGITAIDPEMLSKKESKQLHFPGLKAGLIYGMGMFFGIPLLNVLTDDSKDYLGSLLNTGHFVSTILATLFFGASIQLLISRRIAKTKKDQDED, encoded by the coding sequence ATGAAAAAAGAAACTCTCACTGAAAAACTCATCAAACGCACATACGGCATTTCTGGCCCCCTTGACGAACACAAACGGCGCGAGGCCGATCGTATCGGGAATCAGGTCTTTATCGTTCTCTTTTATCTGATGATATTTGGCAATCTCATCCCCTTTGTCCTTGCTTATAAATACCCACAAATTGTCGCTATCGGCTATCCTCTCGTGGTGTTTGGCATTTCGATGATAGCTGCCCTCTATGTGGTCTCTCAAACCAAGAAAACGGGCATCACAGCTATTGATCCCGAAATGTTAAGTAAGAAAGAAAGTAAACAACTGCATTTTCCTGGTCTAAAAGCCGGTCTAATCTATGGTATGGGCATGTTCTTTGGAATACCGCTTCTGAATGTCCTAACCGATGATAGCAAGGATTATCTTGGTTCTCTTTTAAATACAGGGCATTTTGTATCAACTATCCTAGCTACCCTCTTCTTCGGAGCAAGCATACAGCTTCTCATCTCCCGTCGCATTGCAAAAACTAAGAAAGATCAAGATGAGGATTAG